A genomic region of Anopheles coustani chromosome 3, idAnoCousDA_361_x.2, whole genome shotgun sequence contains the following coding sequences:
- the LOC131272349 gene encoding uncharacterized protein LOC131272349, whose translation MFVYFALLATLVGLAHGQCSVNIRTNLNALEPLFLRNNQLWAPDGPALQWNAGESTLIACPGNNIVNTGSPTATITCVSGTTFTLNGQSVNIANVACQSRTTGHLQNTGQSCGGAGTLLNLGFEVPSVGFVTYIQSCYNMQTASVIYTRHVIPGTAINHSISESYRPSFKTVGTASHVAPATSYTTAQQAIRFAQLLGSQAQADRFITTSSYLSRGHLSPDADGIFRPWQWATYFYVNVAPQWQATNAGNWLVVENAARTVSGRLNEDVLIFNGAHDILTLPHVNGQQVPITLEAGGIQTPKWYWKIIKSPRTNAAIALVNNNDPFRTSMPAGEMLCQDVCGQYGWSNANYGNFARGYTYCCTVADLRRAIPSIPAEADAANVLRY comes from the exons ATGTTTGTCTACTTCGCGCTTCTGGCCACCCTTGTGGGGTTGGCCCATGGCC AGTGTAGTGTCAATATCCGGACGAACCTGAACGCGTTGGAGCCTCTGTTCCTGCGCAACAATCAGCTGTGGGCCCCGGATGGACCGGCTTTGCAGTGGAACGCTGGCGAGTCGACCCTCATCGCCTGTCCGGGAAATAATATTGTCAACA CTGGAAGTCCAACGGCGACCATTACCTGCGTGTCCGGTACTACTTTTACCCTTAACGGGCAGAGTGTGAACATTGCCAACGTTGCTTGCCAGTCCCGTACGACGGGTCATCTGCAGAACACCGGTCAGAGctgtggtggtgctggtacTTTGCTGAACTTGGGCTTCGAGGTGCCTTCGGTCGGTTTTGTGACGTACATTCAGTCGTGTTATAACATGCAAACGGCTTCCGTCATCTACACTCGCCATGTGATCCCTGGTACTGCTATTAACC ATAGCATCAGTGAATCGTATCGTCCGTCGTTCAAGACTGTAGGCACGGCATCGCACGTTGCCCCGGCAACCTCCTACACCACGGCTCAGCAGGCCATTCGTTTTGCCCAGCTGCTTGGATCGCAGGCTCAGGCGGATCGCTTCATCACCACTAGCTCCTACCTGTCCCGTGGCCATCTGTCCCCCGATGCGGACGGTATCTTCCGGCCCTGGCAGTGGGCCACCTACTTCTACGTTAACGTGGCACCTCAGTGGCAGGCCACTAATGCGGGCAACTGGTTGGTTGTGGAGAACGCCGCCCGTACCGTATCTGGCCGGCTTAATGAGGACGTGCTGATCTTCAACGGTGCGCACGATATTCTAACGCTACCGCACGTCAACGGACAGCAGGTTCCGATCACACTCGAGGCTGGCGGTATCCAGACGCCCAAGTGGTACTGGAAGATCATCAAGTCGCCGCGTACGAACGCCGCCATTGCGCTGGTCAACAACAACGATCCGTTCCGCACGAGCATGCCAGCCGGAGAGATGCTGTGCCAGGACGTTTGCGGTCAGTACGGCTGGTCCAACGCGAACTATGGCAACTTTGCACGAGGCTACACCTACTGCTGCACCGTTGCAGACCTGCGTCGGGCCATCCCCAGCATTCCGGCCGAAGCTGATGCAGCGAACGTGTTGCGCTATTAA